CATCACATTTGTGGGTGTGCAGTTTGCTGAATTCTTGCAACAGTTTCCATCTAGAATAAGCTGCAGCATTCTTGAGAAATATCAGCTCATATATCTTACAAAACGCACACACCATATATCTGGAAACACATAGTTTCATAATTCAAAGTGGAACTccagtaaggaagaacttccatcATGGAATAAACCATCTGCAATTAACCGCTACGAAATGACACAATCATTCTATTAGTTTTATAGTGAAATTTGTTCCCCAAAGTGACTGTTATTAAGATTGATTTTCATATCAATTTTTTGGTAAACATTACAAAGAAAAGGTGCCCCttttaaacaaagaaaatattCTGGGCATTAACATAGCCTCCCATCTGTAAACTGCTTCTTTGAGATCTATGAATCCACTCAAGGATTCCACTCAACCAGAAATCTTAACTAGAAAAATGGCTACTAAATCAACAGATCTATGAGCTGAGAAGCTGTTTCCACCTCTGTTACTTTAACATGGCTAACGTAATTGCTATTTTTCACTGTTGTTAATATTCTTATTATTGTTCTGCTGTCTCACCTCCACTCATTTTGGCAATAATCAGGCAGTTGAAGACTAACTGGTCTAAAAGCACCAATTTTTAGAATTATGCTTCTTTTTTCTTGAATCCAATGTTATGCGTTTCCCCAAGAATCCTTTCCTACATTCAGCTTTTTTCTTCAACCGCTTAGCATTTAAATCAGCAAACATTTATTAGTCGATTCTAATCTAAGCTGTACCCAAGTATGATTGCCATCCAAAtgtctaagtcaggggtctccacacttggcaactttaaaacttatggacttcaattcccagaattcctcacccagcATGAATGGCTGAGAATttatgagagttgaagtccacaagtcttaaagttgccaagtttgaagtctcCAGTTTAAATTATGGAAGGCACATGAGCTGTTTGAAGATCAAGTAGGACACCTCAACATTGTCATATCCAGCATTTAAAGCAAATATCAACATTCCTTCtgttcatggttttttttttacaatccaacatatataaaagaaaaatagaagatgttTCCCCTTAGCTCTTGTTGTATTGGATTGGGTTGTCcatggcctttttaaataattttctcCAGCAACAGGTGCTAAAATAGTTTTGACAAACTCTCATAAATAGATTTCATATATTTGTAGAAATATAAACTTTTTGAAAATCACAGAAAGGATGATTTTTTACAAATGATAGTAAGACAGATTCAATGCAATCTAAAGCTATATCTCAAGAGTAAAGCTTTTGAAAATTGGTCCTGtgtgtagtgatgggtgaactgaacccgcacaattcgggtccgtaccgaattttgcagtgttcggtatgccgaacacaaacccaaagttttttgaaactttgggcaaggttcggggttgcgttcggcgttcggagctttgacgtcacaggcaggttgctaaggatgccaaggtgatcacttcttggattccatggcatccttagcaacctgccggtatacgtgacgtcaaagctccaccactggaatctcttggtgggattccccattcaggttcgggttcgggttgggtttgggttcggccgaattttgcgtaaagtttgtccgaacctgCTGAActcgaacactgttgggttcgcccatcactagtcctgTGTATGTTTATTCAAATATAACCTGAACTTTGTGAAAGTTTAACCCCCAATAGATGTGAGGATAGTTGCGTAGATGTTTGAGTGACCTGCAGAACACTAGGAGTCAAAAACTCTTGCCATTTACCTAACCATCAGAATATTTGTTGCTCGTTGCCTATAAACTAAGttgctgaaaataataataaatgtttgagGAGAAGTAAAGGGAGGAGTTTTGGGTGAAAGGAATTGTGAGCTTGGCTCTGGTGCGGGGATCACAAATTCCTAGCCTGATTATGTTCCCAGAGGCATTCTGTTATTAATTAAGACCATATATATGCTTACAGGTTCTGAATGGTTGCGTTCAATATCctagttttaaaaagtaaatctCACAAATATGGAATTATGCCCAGTGAGCCACATTTGATGGTTTTTGGGAGGTTTGATGGTATTGGACCaggatacctccggaaccgccttctaccgcacaaatcccagcggccgataaggtcccacagagttagctttctctgggtcccgttgaccaaacaatgtcgtttggcgggccccaggggaagagccttctctgtggtggccccagccctctggaatcaactccccctggagattagaatggcccccaccctccttgtctttggcaagttactcaagacccacctatattgccaggcatgggggaattaagacatctcccccaggcttttttaaatattttatgtttggtatgtatgtgctgtatggtttttaattgttggtgtcttttatatattttttattattagatttgttccattgctgtactgtttttattactgttgtgagccgccccgagtcttcggagaggggcggcatacacatctaataaattattattattattattattattattattattattattattactactactactactactactaccaccaccaccaccaccaccaccaccaccattattattattattattattattattattattattattattattattatttcctggtttcATTATGACTCAAACAGGATGTGATATCTTAATTTCTTATCAAAAAACAAGAATCATCCTTTGCCTTATCTAGATTCCTAGGACCAGTGTCAAAATCCCATCTTCTTTTAGCCAGTATCAGTAATCACCAGCTGCTTAACTCTGTATATGTACATCATCAACAGCAGAGGAAAAGGACAGAGAATTACAAAAATAACATCATTCTGACCTCATAAATTACGCCATCTCTCAACTAAGAGAGACAttccctaccctgtttccccgatagtaagacacccccgattgtaagatgtatcgggggtttcaggggggtcggctaatataagccgtaccccgaaagtaagacatatgtcttactttcgtggaaacacgggggtattgccgcctccctctcatctagctgtgcaccgcctcctgcccacgtccgcaccatccccctctccatacgtcgccgcgtctgccgcctccgtctgatccaaatgagcgccgcctcctgcccacttccgcgccgcccccctccatatgtCACCGCGCCTGCCGCCtccatctgatccaaatgagcgccgcctcctgcccacgcctgcgccgtccccctctccatatgtcaccacgtctgccacctccctctgatcttaatgagcgccgtctcctgcccacttctgcgccgccccccctccatacgtcaccgcgtctaaatgataattttatggttaaaacaaaaaattcgacattttttttccaatataagacataccccgaaagtaagacatagtggggcttttggggataaaaagaaagtaagacactgtcttactttcggggaaacacggtagttacaTCAGATGAGGAACTCATCTAGAATCTCAGATATTCAGAGAAGTATCCACATTACCCAACCCCACATTCTTACTGGCTGTCTTATTGTACTTACCAATTGGCATGATTAAAAAGAAAGGAAGCCAACACAGGATGAAACACCCCACAACTATTCCCAAGCTTTTGGCTGCTTTCTTCTCCCGAGAGAACTTCAGAAGCCTTATGGAAAAATTGGACTTGTTCTTGGTGGTAGGGGTAGCTCCTGCAGCTTCGGTGTTGTTCCTACAGTGGATGCGTAGAGTCACTTCTTCTGAATGGGACTTCTCAGTCTTCAGGCCACATGACAATCCTTTGCTTTCCCTTCTGGCTACCACATATACCCGGCAATACATCACCAGGATGATGACCATGGGGAGATAGAAGGACCCAAGAGCAGAAAACAAGACATAACCCGGGTCAGTGTTGATCTTGCAGATTTTTTCATCTTTTGGAGCTGGTTGCCTCCAGCCAAAGAGGGGACCTATGGATATTATAAGTGACAATGCCCATACACAGACCAGAGCCAAGAGTCCTCTTTTTTCAGTTACTATGGCGGGGTATCTCAGTGGGTAGCTCATTCCTATATATCGGTCTATAGAGATGACACAAAGGCTCATGATGGAAGCTGTGCAGCACAGAACGTCAACAGCTGCCCAGATGTTGCAGAAGATCCTCCCAAAAACCCAGCAGTCCAGGATCTCATAAATAGCCGAAAAGGGGAGAACTGTGGAAGTCAAGAGGAGGTCAGCCACAGCCAAGTTGATAATGTAGTAATGGGTTACACTTTGTAAGTGTTTGTGACAGGCTACGGAAAGGATAACCACAATGTTGCCCAGGACCCCAAAAAGAATCAGTCCTCCAAAAATGACTCCTAATGATATGGCCTTGAAAATATTTACTTGTGTCTGGGTCCAATTGAAGCAGTCGGAGGCAGAGATGTTCTCAGGGGTCAGTCCCATTATCAAAACTGGTTAATGTTCATCCAGTGTGTTTGTGGTTCTCTCTGCCCTTTCTTTGAAAGAGCCAAGAGCAAATATTTGGTATTGTTGGGGGAAGCTTTATTTCCACATTGTAGGTAGAAACTAATTGGAAATACTCGTCTGGCTTTATAGATGCAGAGGCGAAAGCAAAACCCTTGACTAATGAACATATTTGAAAATCCACATTTCTTCTTTTGCCTTTGCTCTGAAGAAAAACATCGGTGTTCCTTGTCCCATAAATAATTCCAAAGCAATTATAATGGCTCTCTTCAGAACGATCTCTTTGAAGTTTACCATACGTAGCTAGATGTTTGATGATGAAATCATATTAAAGGCTCAGCTAAAGACCTCTCCCTTAGTTGCTGTTTAGTTTTTTTAAACAATACCCTTTAAGCCACAAGATGCTTTTTGTTACTAAGCAAGTGAAATTGCAAGTGGTAGAAAGGCCACTAACTTCCAAACTCTTTTAAAGTTCTTTGTGGAAAGATGCAGCACAAATAACAGCAGAGTATtctttgctctctcttttttttatgtTGTCTTCATATTTGACATTGAGAAATCTTCCCAGGTGAAAGAAGATTGCTGTCTGTCACTCTGGCTGACACTTCTCAACGTCTAGTCTTTTCGTCCATGACTGACTTTATGATTCCAAGTTTCCGAAGAAGCTGTGATATTTGTAAAGTTGTGACACCTTGACCCAGCATCTAATCCTTTTAACAAACAATGGTTACGGACTTGCTAGGAACTCAGAGGAGATGGTGATCTGTGATCTTCCGCTTGACAGATGAGTTGTTTCCTAATGAAGTCAAAAGGAGAAAAAACATTTGAAACACCAGGATTCCTAATGGGCTAATATCCTGACAGCAACATTTCCCCCAAATTAGGAATCAAACTTTACTGAGTTTTATCATTGCATGCAGACTGCTGTtgacaccagaagagcccttcactcctccactcgaaatagaatactctacaagactagactttcaaacctgggcctagaaagtctagaactaatacgccttaaacaagatctaagtattgcccacaagatcatatgctgcaacgtcctgcctgtcggcgactacttcagcttcaaccacaacaacacaagagcacacaacagatttaaacttaatattaaccgctccaaacttgactgtaaaaaatgtgacttcagtaaccgagtagtcgaagcatggaactccatagtgtcatccccaaacccccaacactttacccttaggttatctacagttgacctatccagattcctaaaaggtcagtaaggggtgagtacaagtgcactagagtgccttccgtcccctgtcctattgctctcctatatctcctatacctttcttctattcctatatctcttcttctattctttcattgatatgctctattactataccttcttttctattatttcttagatatattttatcatGAGTAtcccctctataaccttcatcatgtattttactatgtgtatatagatatatacccactaaaacctttattgtgtattggacaaaacaaacaaacaaacaaacaaacaaataaaaacactgctTGCTCATCAACTGATGCTCCTCAGCCTGATTGCTTCTTATGTTTTTTCATCAAATCACACCTCTGAATCCTGGACGATAAAAATGTTGATCTTTGACAAATTGGCCATTGATTACCCTgcagcctcccccctccccagaggggaaaaaaggcaaaaatggTCTTTTAGAACAAGCAGATCTAAGGGTGCCTTATTTCAGTTAACTCTGTTGGAAGCAAAACAGTCTGCAGCTTTATGTTAAGGAGAAATCATGGACATCTCCATGTTAGTTTGCAACATAAGAGGACCAATATTCCAGtggtttctcttcctcttcctgctctaCATTACAAACGAGCCTTATGTTAACTGAAAGCCCCACTTGCGATCTGAGATGCATGGCTTAAGTTGCGATGCTTATGTATGGCATTCTCCTTGCGGCATCAGTTTTTATTTGTTCGGATCAAAACAGATTGATTGGTATCAGGGAATGTTCTGTTTGAAATAACTGAATTTAGCTCTGGGCTCAGTAAAGAAATGCCTTCGGCTATAGATGATGTTTATTATAATACACATGCAGGAGATCCCGTGGCCAGATTTGGGGATCTCTAATTAAAAGGAACAATTAACAATGACTGTAAAGaccaatttcttatctaaaactTGTAAAAGTGAAGAAAAAACACTATTGGACTGTATGTctgttttgacaaaataaagcTTCTAATTTTTCAAGATTAGAATGCTGGGCattaagaatagaatggaatagaatagaataggatagcatGGGATGGCACGGGATGGCACGGGATGGCACGGGATGGCACGGGATGGCACGGGATGGCATGGGATggcatggaatagaatagaatagaatagaatagatttttgagCAAATGAATGTTTTCAAGCAAGCAACTTCATGTCATTCCTGTGGTCCCAATTAGGCTTGTATATTAGACCACAATAGGAAATGTACATTTCTCTCTACAAAGGACAGATTAATATCTGTCTCAGCACCCAAAACAGACTCAGTTTTGGGTGCTCCAAATAAGCAAGCACAGGAGTTAGTTGCATAATTTACTCAGTTTTCACagattttaaaattcccctccttTTCCACCATGCTAAGTGCGCCCAAGCAATCATCCAATTGGGTAAGCATGGAATGCCCACTTTCTTCACAGATTCTCAGAGTTTTTCTTATACTCAGTTTCTTCAGGTTTGGCTAATCTTCCTTTGGGATTCTAGATTTTGTTGTATTCCAAGTTCCATTAATGCTAGTCAGAATGGTTAGAGGTGTTGGGAATTATAATTTAATGGAAGTCACTAGGTTCTTTCTCTACCTTTTACTTTACCATGTTTTGGCTGATGGGAGGAAATAATGTTCTTATCATTAGATTACATTTGttacattatatattattatattattctcTGGCTGTCGAGTGCTTCTGGAGTCTGAAGCTGATATCACCAGAGACACCAAGACTGACATTTTGAAACTCTGGTTTATGAGTTGTGATTTTGAGGGGGTTAATTCTTAATAGGGGTGTTAAACCTCTTATAGATTCCTGTTTATTTCCCAGAAAAAGAGAGAACACAGTTGGAAGTCATACCAAGGTAATTGATTGGTTTGCTGCCAAAATTCAGTGCAGTAATCTGGGGAAATTCCAGAGGCTACAAAAAGTTTAGGGTCCACTGATAACCCATCCACAAGAAGTTGTCAACTCAAATTTATTACGCAGAGAACAAGAACAATTGCCAGTACAAAGCAGATTGATTAAGCTTCTTCtagcaaagaaaaacaaaaggaataGAACTATTTTAGACCCCTGGATTATTAGCATGACATTGGCATCCAGAACAACATCAAAGGCTCCTCCCAACCACATCTGGACGGCCCAAGAACTGCACCTAGGACACAAAACATATTTTGTGTTCCTGAGCTAAGATTTTTACAAAGGGCTGTTTCCAATTAAGAATAGCAAAGACAATAACATCATACAATTCTTATAGGAACTCATTTCTATATGATtaataaatagcagggggggaaatgaattCGTCCATGAGTGTGATCATCTCCCCCATAAGTAGAGTACAAATAGATATACATAAACACACAAGTCACAGCGGTGCTGCTTtagaaatgatattttaaaattagattttgttCCTTTAGGATTTGGGAATTTTTTCCCTACAGCACGGGTCAAATTAACAGCAAAGCTCAGAACATTGTGTTATTGCCAGTTGTTTCTGACTTGAAGGGTCATTGCACTTATCTCTTTGGATACAAATGGATTTTGCATACAAATAGTATAGAGTACAGATCTGTAGGGCGGCTTGCATTTTCTGGCCTTTTGGACCCACTGTTTAAAACTGTTATCCATGTTTGTGGGTAGAAACATAGTCAACTAAGGACAACAATCCATCTATCTGATAAGATAAACTCTatgcagttaaaaaaaacccaacaccctCATTGTCTTTAATAGGACACAGTCTTCCTGCAAATAGAAACTTTGCTGGATATCCCCAAGATGGCAAATGATaattgaaataattaataaaagatCATTTGATTTTAAATGCgtaattttcttttaaacaaaaaacttcatccggttgtttttctttcctttaaaaaaagaaaggcattCCTTCTTTAAAAAGCTGACGACGCTTATATTGCAATGGAGAAAATAAGTGAAAATCCAGACATACCTTTAGTGGGAGAACATTTCATAGCCAATTGGTAATTGGAATAATAAATGTGGCCAAAAACACAGCTTAGGGGAATGCGACCCAGTGTAAAATGTTAGGAACTGGTGAATATTAGCAAGCAGTCATGCAAATAAAAACACCACAACACATTTCTAGTCAATTTTCTCTTCATTATTTCTTCTCTGTTGATTGTTGTGGCCTTGGGGAATTAAATAAATATGAGAAATCCAGAAAATGTAGGATGGAGGCATATCCCaaacagggaatttttttttaaaaaaaatgatgtcaACCTTGTCAACCTTAtttggaggaaaggagggagggaggaaggaaagaaggaaagaaggaaagagaggaaggaaggaagggaaggaggggggaaggaaaataaggaaagggggaatgaaggaaggaaagacaggaaggaaggaagaaatgataaaggaaagaaagaaagaaaagaagaaaagggaatgaaggaaagaagaaaggaaagaaggaaaagaaggaaagagggaaggaaggaaggaaggaaagagagggagggagggaggaagggaggaaaagaaggaaagggggaagaaaggaaggaaaggaaggaaggagaaaggaaagaaagagaaagagaaagaaagaaaagaagaaaagagggaaggaaggaaagaagaaaggaaggaaggaaaaggaaagagggaaggaaggaaggaagaaggaaaatagACAGGTATATCATCTTTAGCTAAGGATTCCTTTTACAAAGATATCCAAGACCTTCTTCTACTTACCTCCTTCAAGCTCCTGAAACCCTCCTGTTGCAGGCTGGTTGAAAGTGGACGAACCACAGTCATCCGAATGGCACAGTGGGACACTTTGCTTGCAAATAACAATAATGAAATAGATAAATCAAAAATAAATCACCCCCAAACCCCAGTACATTTTGATGACTCACAATTGCATGAACTCCCTCTGTCCCAACGGCTAAGGGTAGCTAAGTGCTGGTTTTATGATACCTCCCTCTTCCTCGGTGAATAATGCTCCCCTGCTCGACAGTCAAGGAGAAGCAGTAACTTTACTGTGCTGTAGGAGCTGATGCATGCAGCATTACGGTCCCTGTTGTGATTTACCGTAATCTCTTGCTGGTTACCGTATTTCAGCACCAGAAAGGGCACTTCTGACAGTTGTCAACATTTTTTTCTGTTgactccttttccttttctttccctccctctctttctgtctccctccctccttcgctCGCTCGCCGGCTCTTTCGGTGTGAGACTCAGGCTGCCTGTCAGCTGTGAGCAAATACTGGTTACTCAATCTGctttaaagaaaagggaaaaaaaggaaattaagtGGCAAAGGAATACTGCAGTAAGCTGGTGAGAAGCTAGTTAGCATTTACACACCAATTCTTATGTTTTTTTAGGCTGGGGGTTTGCACATTCTAAATTATGGAAAAAT
The nucleotide sequence above comes from Erythrolamprus reginae isolate rEryReg1 chromosome 12, rEryReg1.hap1, whole genome shotgun sequence. Encoded proteins:
- the ADRA1A gene encoding alpha-1A adrenergic receptor, whose protein sequence is MGLTPENISASDCFNWTQTQVNIFKAISLGVIFGGLILFGVLGNIVVILSVACHKHLQSVTHYYIINLAVADLLLTSTVLPFSAIYEILDCWVFGRIFCNIWAAVDVLCCTASIMSLCVISIDRYIGMSYPLRYPAIVTEKRGLLALVCVWALSLIISIGPLFGWRQPAPKDEKICKINTDPGYVLFSALGSFYLPMVIILVMYCRVYVVARRESKGLSCGLKTEKSHSEEVTLRIHCRNNTEAAGATPTTKNKSNFSIRLLKFSREKKAAKSLGIVVGCFILCWLPFFLIMPIGSFFPDRPPPEVLFKIAFWLGYLNSCINPIIYPCSSQEFKKAFQNILRAQCLHRRYAANKYSLSWTLNHPSHRVPEAPKDIVRIPVGSGEHFYKISKSDGVCEWKLFSAMQSMSTKSNAQKERSSCSSAKVKSKGFLRECCCANTSEEDPKEHPIPTIKIHTVSISENGEEV